From the Mus musculus strain C57BL/6J chromosome 10, GRCm38.p6 C57BL/6J genome, the window GGGAAAAGAACCTGCAAGAGTGGAGAATGAAAACTTGGTTCTGACTAACTTAGTCAACCTAGAACAAAGTTTAGGTAGTTCATGCCTGGACATTTACTGCCAGCATATTTAAACACAATATAACGTGGATAAAGGTTTCCAGGCAACAACCACTTCTGTTCTAAGATGCACAATAAAGCTTAATATGGGAATACAGAGAAACTCCTTTGCAAAGTACATGAGCGTGTGTTGTCCAACTAAAAGGTCTAGAATCTAGTGTGGTCTCTAGTTGTGACAGCATAGAGGTCCACACGGTATTAAGTACATGTGACATCTCCCTCAAGGGCGGGTTCTATTACCTGGGAGCTACAGATGAATTCAGTGAGGAAAATTCTAGGATAAACATTCTGCAGGACTTGGGACATGTCTGCCTCTACTGCTAGCAAAAATGTCACCAGGACACTAACAACATCCACTCTCAGCTCTCTGGGTGGAATGCAGTATTTTGTTTGGTCTCCTGCACAGTGAAGGTTCCCCTGATTGTTCAACCTTCCTGCTTCTCCTACTGCTTATCTGTGAACACACAGCAATGGCAATCCTGACTAAGACTCCTGGAACCATATTAGTCAAGTGAATTTACCATGTTCCATCCGTGATCATTATacttttctgaatattttctgtGTACTGGAAAACTGAGTATAAATCTGAACATGCTAGTGCATCATTATTCTCTGCAATCCCTCTGCTTGTGCTGCTTTTAGCGTGAGCCCTGTTTCAGTGTCTGTTAATGGAGCTACCCAGTAGCAAACACGGGGACTCTGGAACTGGAAGCACAGGGTGGAGTGAACTGAAGCCTTCCAAAGATTGCATGTCATCTTGTGTTGTCAACTCTGCATTTTGGACTGCTTTAGAACAGCTCACACCCTGGTAAATCGGTTCGTCTTTTAGTGTGTTTAGGTCAGAAGAGGCCACAGCTCATGCATAATTTCCCCATAGTCAGACATGAGCCTGCACCACACTGATCTCAGAGACTATGGGAGGAAGGCAGCTCCCAAATATTCCCCTGTCACAAAAAAGAATGAGGTCCGTCACTGATGACATATTGCTCAGTAAAATTTTAGAGTATGCTGGGCAgtagtgtcacatgcctttaatcccagcacttgggaggcagaggcaggcggatttctgagtttgaggccagcctggtctacagagtgagttccaggacagccagagctacacagagaaaccctgtttccaaaaaagaaaaatttagcgTACATATATTTCacaagattattattattattagttatatttttgttgttttttattgtttacaCTCCATATTGTATTCCTTCCCACCAACCCTCCGACTGCTCTAagccccacacctcctccctacgcccctgtctccacatggatgtccctactccccaccccacctgtccTCTAAattccctagggcctccagtctcttgagggttaggcgcatcatttctgaatgaacacagacctgacagtcctctactgtatgtgtgttgggggcctcctatcagTTGGTGtattctgcctggttggtggtcaagtgttggagagatctcagggggccagattaattgaaactgctggtcctcctacaggatcgtccttctcagcttttttcagcctttcctaattcaacaacagtggtcagctgcttctgtccattggttgggtacaaatatctgcatctgactatttcagctgcttgttgggtctttcggagggcagtcatgataggttcctttttgtgagccctccttagcctcagtaatagtgtcaggtcttggggcctccctttgagctggatcccactttgggcttgtcactggaccatcttttcctcagactcctctccattgctatccctgtaattctttcagatgaaaacaattatgggtcagagttgtgactgtgggatggcaaccccattcctcacttgatgctgtcttcctgctggaggtgggctctataagttccctctccctattgttgggcatttcatccaagatcccttcctttgagtctggagagtctctcacctctctggtctctggtgcattatggAGGGTTCTCTCAACATCCTATTTCCCaagattgcctgtttccattctttctgctggccctcaaggcttcagtgctatgcacactccagtgaagtttgcttggcaggctgagaggcctgggagcactcacgaggcaaagagtttcagagaaactcacctcctggaaccttggcgttctcataacccatatattcataccctatccccgagttagtctggtgtatggatccacgtgctcccttttagtattattttattataagtgcctttaaagattgaattctgacatagctaagccttcgccagtgttccaatgtcccagaaaatccttgaagccgacaaacttggaattcagtaggaattcagtaagaaggttacctattcagtaacattcaaatttacttcttgtAGAGACACATTACAGAGAACAGAGCCAgaaagctcagggctggtctgcagagtgtttacttgagacaatagccagtcttacccagacaagggaatacacaatggcctagctaataggtgagtttaccatgtaagagttagggaatcccactgagacaggaatcttcactacagccaggtatagcaggctacactgcatattagaagcaagttgttGAATTCTTCTGTCAAATgtagattctccacagatacttaaaagaacagccaagttacactcatacaagaatttatcaaggcctaggaaatgggggttgtggtattgtgttattcatgagaaggtctgctagagcagaaccccctggtgctagctttcacaaggctcaaaggagtagcacaaattgtgtcTAGGgagtgaaatccttacctgtcattagctgaccctaagcagagctgttttatctttactgtaaatattacctggttcctgtaagtcctttgaagtcattcctttgttttgtgtcagctaacttcaatgtactttgcctgctgtgacatcctacccccTTTAttgtctgtattatataagactggtgttcactttgtgacaatacattcagattctacacaatctcctgtgttgCGTCTGTCTGTCATTTATTCACCGATTCCTTGTCcatctgcaaccagagacccgttctacgcagacaagggaccaagagggtctgtggcacttcagtcttttccctcacccaatattaGATCAGGTTTCCCTCCTGATTCCCCCCTtcattttccctcccaggtccctccctcgctccccacttgtgactgctttcttctctttcccaagtgggactgacttgggcacttcagcttgttgaacttttaaaattctgtggactgtatcttgggtattttgtactttgGGGGGTggtgctaatatctacttattagtaagtacacaTCATGCaggtccttttgggtctgagttacctgactcaggatgatattttctagttccatccatttgactgcaaaactcaggatgtcctcattcttaattgctgagtagtattccattgtataaatgaatcacattttctgtatccattcttctgtcctgggacatctagattgtttccagcttctggatatcacaaataaggctgctatgaacatggtggaacatgtgcccctgtgacatggtagaacatcttttgggtatagtcccaagagtggtattgctcggtcttcaggtagatctatttccaattttctgagaaactccagatttgatttccagactggttgtaccagtttgcaatcccagcagcaatggaggtgttttcctctttctccacatcctctccaacatgtgttgttacctgaggttttgatcttagccattctgattggtgtaaggtggaatctcagggtcgtgttgatttgcatttctctgatcactaaggactttgaacatttctttaggtgcttctcagccatttgagattcctcagttgtgaattcttggtttagttttaTAACCCATtagattcttgagttctttatatattttggatattagccctctatcggatgtggggtgagtgaagatttttttttcccaatctgtaggttgctgatttgtcttactgactatgtcctttgtcttacagaagctttccagtttcacaaggtcccatttatcaattgttgatcttagagcctgagccattggagttctgtttaggaaatttcctcctgtgtcaatgagttcaatgctctttcccactttctattctattagattcagtgtacctagatttatgttgaggcctttgatccacttggacttgagctttgcataAGGTggcaaatatgggtctattttcattcttctacatacagacagccagttagaccagcactatttattgaagatgctttcttttttccattgtatatttttggcatctttgtcaaagatcaagtgaccgtaagtgtgtggttttatttctgggttgtcagttctattccattgatcaacatgtctgtctctgtgccaataccatgtagtttttatcactattgctctgtagtaaagcttgaggtcagggatggtgattctccgcagctgttcttttattgttaagaatggtTTTCTTGGCAGTGGAGATCAGGCTTTCACTCCAGCACAATCATGTCTATTATGTCCTTTAATGGAGGGGCTGTCATGGCCACAAAGGGAAAGAACTGTGTGGCCATTGCTGCAGACAGGCATTTCGGGATCCAGGCCCAGATGGTGACCACAGACATCCAGAAGATCTTTCCCATGGGTGACAGGCTCTACATAGGCCTGGCCGGCCTGGCCACTAACATCCAGACAGTTGCCAGTGTCTCAAGTTCCGACTAAACCTGTATGAGCTGAAAGAAGGTTGGCAGATCAAGCCTTACACCCTCATGAGCATGGTAGCCAACCTCCTGTATGAGAAGTGGTTTGGTCCCTACTACACAGAGCCTGTCATTGCTGGCTTGGAAGATCTTCAAGCCCTTCATTTGCTCTCTGGACCTCATTGGCTGCCCCATGGTGACCGATGACATCTTAGTCAGTGGTACCTGCTCTGAACAAATGTATGGGATATGTGAATCTCTCTGGGAGCCCGACATGGATCCAGAACACCTGTTTGACACCATTTCTTAGGCCATGCTGAATGCTGTGGACTGGGATGCTGTATCAGGTATGGACATCATTGTCCACATCGTTGAGAAAGACAAGATCACCACCAGGACGCTGAAGGCCCAGATGGACGACTAACCTCTGCTCTGGTCtcatttctcttttgttgtttttctttttaataaaattgcctttcttaaaaaaaaaaaaaaaaagaatggttttcTCTACTGggatttttttgcctttccagatgaatttgagtaTGCACTTtcaatgtctttgaagaattgtgttgggattttgatggggatttcacaAGATTATTGTAAGGGAAAATGattttcattaataaaaattaaagctaaaataaagtaaaaaaatatatgtttttgtgtatttttgtatgtgcacacatatgtatatatacttgtatgcatatgtatgtattgtatatatatatgtatatttgtatatgcatatatgtatattcttatATATACGTGTGTATTGTGtagatatatattatgtatgtgttctttcatgtgggcatatatgtataaatatattattgtgtgtgtgtatgtatatatgtatatacatgtgtgtgtatatatatatatatatatatatatatatatatatatatgtagatgcatatatatataagctcCAGACCATGCAAGAGCCTGAGAACTGTGTAGGAGAGAGTCAGATCACATGGGGAAAGAAGACCTGGATATTTTCTAATAACTGATGGAGAAACTCTACCTTTTAATAATTGAATTGTTGAATCAGTAAATATATGTAGATTTGTATTTGGCCATATAAGTATGTATTCTTATAtgtaagaatatatatgtgtgtgtgtatgtgttgtgtgtgtttgtatgagtatgtgctattctgtatttttttatcaATTTGATTACTTAATTAGTTACCTATCAAGAATATGTTTTAGGGAATTTTGGTGAAAATTTAGGAATAATGCAAGCAAAATGTTGTATCCATATACTGTGATATTAGGTAGTGGACACTGATTCAATAATTTGATCATTAAAATGTGGAGCTGACCCATCAGTTATTAAAAAATATCTAGGACTTCTGCTCTGTGATCTGACTCCTTCCTTCATACTTGACAGGGGCCACATGTCCAGAGCTTATTTGATGAGCCGATGGCCATGCTCCACCACCAACATATCATAGATTTTGGGGTGTTACTGCCAGTAACGTGCTGTTATTGTCGAACATTTTTACTACCATGTATTTAAATTTTGataatacatgtaaaatataaaactttaaatGTATTCAATAGTATCAAAGCATCAGTTACAATTTATGTTCAACAAACAAATGAGATATCTCAAATATCTATGTGATAGTATGCTGTGGAGTATTTAATCTATTCTGAAAAGAAATAAGGGTTTTAACCATCAAATTCTTCTGTATGTCTATTTGTACAGTGAACCCTGAGCAGTGGCGtgtgtctctagtttcattttaTCCTACTTTGGGTCTATTGCAAACACAAAATAGCTTTATCCCCTTATCTCTGAAATCTTTTATGTCacaatgtctttatttatttgctttaaaactatttatttgtttgtttgtttgtttgtttgtttgtttgtttaaaactccagattttatttccccttccagccccctgtctccatgaggttATCCCCAAACCCTAacctccaccccaccagacctctaaccTCTCTGGGGccaccagtctcttgagagttaggtgcattttctctgactgaacccagaccctgcagtcttctgctgtgtatatgttgggggcctcatatcagctggtgtatgctgcctggttggtgttccagtgtctgagagatctcgggggtccaggttaattaagattactggtcctcctacagggttgccctcctcctcagcttcttccagttttcccctaattcaaccacagtggtAAGCagtttctgttcattggttgggcacaaatatctgcatctgattctttcagctgcttgctgggtcttttggagggcagtcagagggacattagatgaaatgccctacactggggagagggaaaacctccagcagaaagacagggcattaaTTGaggggggttgccatcccacagtcacaactctgacccataattgttcctgtctgaaagaactgcagggatagaaatggagaggagcctgaggaaaagaaggtccagcaacaggcccaaagtgggatccagctcaaggcgaggccccaagacctgacactattactgaggctatgggacACTCACAAAAAAATGACCTATCATGAATGCCTTTATTTTCTAAACacctatatttatataatattgatAGTAAAAAGAAACCCACAATGTAAGACATTGAATAAGAATAGTTTATTGAAGAAATAACATTGGAGTAAAGGGATGATTAAAAACTCTAACTAATTACCCATATCCCTCACAAAATTATGATTAATTCTTTTAGATAtaaaatattagaagaaaatgttggctttatttcacggacaaaatattaatattataaattataaatgtagGTTTGGGGGTAATTGTCACAGAAATGGAAACTAAGAAGGTGAATAAATGTTTGAAATGGTGACATACAGAAATTGCACATTGCTCCTGAGATCCCCTTAAACAACCCAGAGCCCATGGAGAAGACAGTCCTGCTTGTTTACAGAGCCCTTGTGCTACATTCCGGGAGCAAATCTGGCTGTCCATGCCCTCAATTTTCCAAGGCAAAACTATTAAAGCTGAAACTGGAGAAAGGAGGGTGTTCTCGTGATGCTAGATCTTGTTTTGTCAACACAGAACAATGCTtgagaaaagaaaacttttatgCAGGAATCTTGATCACTTTGAATAGGAATGTCATAGATAACATTACTCACAAAGGGCAAAGGCCATCTCTATGAACAGAACTTCAAATCTCAGTAAAGTTCTATGGGGGCAGTTATCACACCCGACTATACTACAGAGAAAGGTCATTGTAGCAAATTAGCAGGGGGAAATTTGGTCATGGCATAAACAACATGCGAACTGACAGGCATTTTGTCTCACCTTACACCATGGGGATTCACTCCTAGGAACACACTGTATTTGGCATCACTAGGGAGGTTTTCCTGAGGGTTAGGAATGCTTGGGGTATTAATATAGACTAGTTAAAGAACTCTGAAATTGCTAAGAGCAGGTCAGAGTTAAATGTGCATCTCAGAATACACTGGAGTTTTGAGATGTGAAGAAATAGATGaagcataaaaatattaaaatagatttaaaagagTCTTCTTGTCATTAGGAAGGTATACTGTGAATTAGGAAATACATTAACTaggaaatgaaaatgtattaGTAGTTACACATTTATAATTTTTCTGAGGATCTTTGGAATAGCATATATGTCTATAGCTGATGAAACTGTTTCCTGGAACCAAGACAGCATCCTGAGCAGAGATCTGTTCTCTGCCACATCTGCAGAGCTGTGCTATGAGAACCTGAACAGGTCCTGTGTCAGAAGCCCATACTCCCCAGGCCCTCGCCTCATCCTCTATGCAGTCTTTGGCTTTGGGGCTGTGCTGGCTGTGTGTGGAAACCTCCTGGTGATGACATCAATTCTTCATTTCAGGCAGCTGCACTCTCCTGCCAACTTCCTGGTGGCATCCCTGGCCTGTGCTGACTTCTTGGTAGGGGTGATGGTGATGCCCTTTAGCATGGTGAGGTCTGTGGAGGGCTGCTGGTACTTTGGAGACAGTTACTGTAAATTACACACTTGTTTTGATGTATCTTTCTGCTATTGTTCTCTCTTCCACTTGTGCTTCATCTCTGTTGATAGATATATTGCAGTCAGTGACCCCCTGGCCTACCCCACCAGGTTTACTGCATCTGTTTCTGGCAAGTGCATCACCTTCTCCTGGCTCCTGTCCATCAGCTATGGGTTTTCCCTCATTTACACAGGAGCAAGTGAAGCTGGGCTGGAGGATCTAGTGAGTTCCCTCACCTGTGTGGGTGGCTGTCAAATCGCAgtgaatcaaacctgggtctttaTCAACTTCTCAGTATTTCTCATTCCCACCCTTGTGATGATAACTGTCTACTCTAAGATTTTCCTCATTGCTAAACAGCAGGCTCAGAACATTGAGAAGATGAGCAAGCAGACTGCCAGGGCATCAGACAGCTACAAGGACAGGGTGGccaagagggagaggaaagcagCCAAAACCCTGGGCATCGCAGTGGCTGCCTTCCTCCTTTCATGGCTGCCATACTTCATTGACTCCTTTATTGATGCCTTCCTAGGGTTCATCACGCCCACGTATGTGTATGAAATCCTAGTTTGGATTGTTTACTATAACTCAGCCATGAACCCTTTGatttatgctttcttttatccttggTTTCGAAAAGCCATCAAACTCACTGTTACTGGCAAAATCTTGAGGGAAAATTCCTCAACCACCAATCTGTTTTCTGAGTAGATTCTTGGTTTAGTTGGGGATTGGAGAGAATCACAGCAGGAAAATCACTGGGGAGACTGAGTGCCCAGGTCTGTTTCTGTAAAATAATGAATTATGCTTCAGCTGTGACCATCACATGCATCCAGCTTCTGTTTTTTtcaataaatgtaaaattaatttcTAGATTAATTAGAGAATTAGGTGAGCTTGGGTCTAACCAATTTTCACTGTATTTTGTGCTTGTTACTCTTGCTTTGTTGCCCCGGCTAAGaacctcctcccccttgccttccTATAGTCCTCATTGTTGACATTGGTTAAACCTTTTAAGTCTCAAATTTGAATATATAGTCCTTTAATCTCTTTGTAATGTATTTctagtaaatataaataaaacagagaCTCTCAAGGGCTGTTTCTTGCTCAGGGAAGGGGGATACTAAGAATGGGACTCTGTCAACTGAGGCTCAGATTTGCTCACTTAATAATATGATTCTTAAGGTTAGAAAAATAAGACATGATGTTTATGTATTCACTAACATTTACTCAGTTGCTTTTAGAGGCAAATAAAAACAGTGTTACAATAGGATCACCTGCTGAGTGACCTGCTATCTATGGAAGGTCGCCGAAGGAAATGGTCACAATCCTACAGATTTCCAAGTGGGTATGTGTTCAAATCGATGATTTAAAGTTGATCATTCTTTATCCACTGTGCTTTGTAAATTAGCGGAAACCTTGCTCTTGTAAAGTTTGTAAAGATGTGCAGAGTTTTCGAAGACAAAAGCCAAATTTATAATGTGTTTAGAAGACTCAAACACTAAAGCAGAATATGCAGCCACCCTGAGTCTTGTGTATTCATTCTATTAGGTTCCAAGATAGTTTTCTAAAACTCCCCCTCCATAAAGGTCCAAATCCCTGTATAATTTGCTCTTGATCAAGCCAACAGGATGTTTTAGATGTGACTCACTAGACTGTAAACTACAGAGCATTGTACAGCAGAGGAACACTCAAACCCATATTCTACTTATAACTATTTtgtttcatagaaaaaaaaaattccaagactCCAAGAGTTAAGGCTGGagagcttgttcttcagtttagagcactagctgctctaccagaggatTAGGATTCAATTACCAGCATCTCACAGCAACTCACAGGCATAGCTAACTTGAGTCCTGTTCTCCACTGAAACTGGAAGCACAtgatgtacagacatacatgctagCAAAACACTTTTACACATAGTaacaagaataaaaagaaaaaaaaattgagttccATGTATTTGGCAATTTATTAATACATATACTCTTGCCAGTCACTAGTCTCCAATTTCTATGTTGGCAACTACCAAGAGTATTTACTATCAGATACATTTTAACCTGGTAAAGCTCTCCCTTGGTTGCAgtcttctttctggtttttatatgagacagagtctttctctgtagctcagactaacCTATATTGGGTTGTAACTTCAGGCAGTTACTCTGCTTCAGCGTTCTGAACCTTGTGATTAAAGGCTTAAGCTACCACCTTTCACTTACTTTctgttttaatgtgtttgaagaaGTTTGTCTGTGATTGACAGATGACTAAAGGCTCCTAAGACTGCTTAATATCAGCCCTTAAACAGCATCGGTTTATTTTGGTTTCGGCTGTTTAGATTCGAGTGGCTTATCCTGCACGCACAGAACTGTAACCCTTCTTTAGTGCAGTGACAGTGTAGATAAACAGTAGCTGGTGCTTATTGTAATTGTCTGCATTCAAAAGAAACTCTTTTGTTTAGTTCAATATACCCAAAGAAGCAATTCCTTTATTAGTAGTCATTTgtgctggtgtttttttttttaatttaaatgttttttttattttatattttcctcaattacattttcaatgctatcccaaaagtcccccataccctcccccccactcccctacccacccattcccactttttggccctggcattcccctgtactggggcatataaagtttgcatgtccaatgggcctctctttccagtgatggccgactaggccatcttttgatacatatgcagctagagtcaagagctccgggggtactggttagttcataatgttgttgcacctacagggctgcagatctctttagctccttggatattttctctagctcctccattgggggccctgtgatccatccaatagctgactgtgaggatccatccacttatgtatttgctaggccccggcctagtctcacaagagacagctatatcagggtcctttcagcaaactcttgctagtgtatgccatggtgtcatcgtttggaggctgattatgggatggatccctggatatggctggtggttttatatcaacttgatacaagccagAGGCATAtgaaaggaggaaacctcaattgaggacAGCCCTCCATAAGACAC encodes:
- the Taar7f gene encoding trace amine-associated receptor 7f — protein: MSIADETVSWNQDSILSRDLFSATSAELCYENLNRSCVRSPYSPGPRLILYAVFGFGAVLAVCGNLLVMTSILHFRQLHSPANFLVASLACADFLVGVMVMPFSMVRSVEGCWYFGDSYCKLHTCFDVSFCYCSLFHLCFISVDRYIAVSDPLAYPTRFTASVSGKCITFSWLLSISYGFSLIYTGASEAGLEDLVSSLTCVGGCQIAVNQTWVFINFSVFLIPTLVMITVYSKIFLIAKQQAQNIEKMSKQTARASDSYKDRVAKRERKAAKTLGIAVAAFLLSWLPYFIDSFIDAFLGFITPTYVYEILVWIVYYNSAMNPLIYAFFYPWFRKAIKLTVTGKILRENSSTTNLFSE